In Polaribacter sp. Hel_I_88, the following proteins share a genomic window:
- a CDS encoding patatin-like phospholipase family protein, with amino-acid sequence MKNKLFLLIYVIPLFLFAQQKQPKVGLVLSGGGAKGFAHIAVLKEIDKAGIHLDYIGGTSMGAIIGGMYAAGYSALQIEKIILDTDFQMLIRDKLPRSSETFFEKEFGENTVITLPADGGTIGLPRAISRGQNVLNLLLQLLDAADGDLDFSKLPVPFFCIATDVENGAPVILETGSLPLALRASGSFPSLLNPVEIDGKLLVDGGIANNFPVSVMKDKGIDIVIGVDVEGELFEKDKINSAVALLNQIMSYQMYSKSDEEIKKLDVYIHPDIFQYSVVDFDKKVDILEKGTIEALKFKEVFKEIAKKQTVKRKRKVIDYIDEKLLISNIEIYGSENYTRAYVLGKLNIKEGDSLSRKDITKKIGLLSATRNYDRIEYNFIEKADGSYIVDFLLKESKENATLKLGAHYDLLYKSGVLAKYSRKNVIANNDLLSLDVVLGDNIRYNLNYFVDNGFYVSYGFRSRYNHFRDNAKFNLANTNIPIVSTINLNYTDITNQLFFQTTFSRKFALGLGLEHKYLKAKTETFNNNGNETIIDNSNYYSVFGYLKLDTYDKRYFATTGYFADLNMKWYLNSSNFNNDFKRFAQAKGTLGFATTFFERLTFQNTNEAGFTLNNPTSNVFDFYLGSYNQNFINTFVSLYGYNFAELSDNSFIKSEFNLRYRFYDKHYASFIANYARLEDNVFKNLEFFDNIKSGYAVGYSYNSLLGPLEIKYTWSPDTKDGFWLFNLGFWF; translated from the coding sequence ATGAAAAATAAACTATTTCTTCTAATTTATGTAATTCCTTTGTTTTTGTTTGCACAACAAAAGCAACCCAAAGTTGGTTTGGTTTTAAGTGGAGGTGGTGCAAAAGGCTTTGCACATATAGCTGTTTTAAAAGAAATAGACAAAGCTGGTATTCATTTAGATTATATTGGTGGCACAAGTATGGGCGCTATCATTGGTGGTATGTATGCAGCAGGTTACTCTGCTTTACAGATAGAAAAAATTATACTCGACACCGATTTTCAAATGCTTATTAGAGATAAATTACCAAGAAGTTCAGAAACTTTTTTTGAAAAAGAATTTGGTGAAAATACAGTAATTACACTACCTGCAGATGGAGGTACAATAGGTTTGCCAAGAGCAATTTCTAGAGGGCAAAATGTACTAAATTTATTATTGCAATTACTTGATGCAGCAGATGGCGATTTAGATTTTTCAAAATTACCCGTTCCTTTTTTTTGTATTGCAACAGATGTAGAAAATGGAGCGCCTGTAATTTTGGAGACAGGTTCTTTGCCATTAGCATTAAGAGCTAGTGGATCTTTTCCATCGCTATTAAATCCTGTTGAAATTGATGGTAAACTCTTAGTGGATGGAGGTATTGCAAACAATTTTCCTGTAAGCGTAATGAAGGATAAAGGGATAGATATTGTAATTGGAGTAGATGTTGAAGGAGAGTTATTTGAAAAAGACAAAATTAATTCTGCTGTGGCGCTTTTAAATCAGATTATGAGCTATCAAATGTATAGCAAATCAGATGAAGAAATAAAAAAGTTAGATGTGTATATACATCCAGATATATTTCAATATTCAGTAGTAGATTTTGATAAAAAGGTTGATATTTTAGAAAAAGGTACTATTGAAGCTTTAAAGTTTAAAGAGGTTTTTAAAGAAATTGCAAAGAAACAAACTGTAAAAAGGAAAAGAAAGGTTATTGATTATATTGATGAAAAATTATTAATTTCTAATATAGAAATTTATGGTTCAGAGAATTATACTAGGGCTTATGTACTAGGAAAATTGAATATAAAAGAAGGGGATAGTTTATCTAGAAAAGATATTACAAAAAAAATAGGGTTACTTTCTGCAACTAGAAATTATGATAGAATAGAGTATAACTTTATAGAAAAAGCAGATGGTAGTTATATAGTAGATTTTTTATTAAAAGAATCTAAAGAAAACGCTACATTAAAACTAGGAGCGCATTATGATCTTTTATATAAATCAGGAGTTTTGGCAAAATACAGCCGAAAGAATGTAATAGCCAACAATGATTTACTCTCTTTAGATGTTGTTCTAGGAGATAATATAAGGTATAATTTAAACTATTTTGTAGATAATGGTTTTTATGTGAGTTATGGCTTTAGATCTAGGTATAATCATTTTAGAGACAATGCAAAGTTTAATTTAGCAAATACAAACATTCCTATTGTAAGCACTATTAATTTAAATTATACAGATATTACAAATCAATTGTTTTTTCAAACTACGTTTAGTAGAAAATTCGCACTAGGGCTAGGTTTAGAACATAAATATTTAAAAGCAAAAACCGAAACTTTTAACAATAATGGCAATGAAACAATCATAGACAATAGTAATTATTATAGCGTTTTTGGCTATTTAAAGTTAGATACTTATGATAAAAGATATTTTGCAACTACAGGATATTTTGCAGATTTAAATATGAAATGGTATTTAAATTCTTCAAATTTTAACAACGACTTTAAAAGGTTTGCACAAGCAAAAGGTACTTTGGGTTTTGCAACTACTTTTTTTGAGAGATTAACGTTTCAAAACACCAACGAAGCAGGTTTTACTTTAAACAATCCTACATCTAATGTTTTTGACTTTTATTTAGGGAGTTATAATCAAAACTTTATCAACACTTTTGTTTCTTTATATGGCTATAATTTTGCTGAACTTTCTGATAATTCTTTTATAAAATCAGAATTTAATCTAAGATATCGTTTTTACGATAAGCATTATGCAAGTTTTATTGCAAATTATGCACGTTTAGAAGACAATGTTTTTAAAAATTTAGAGTTTTTTGATAATATAAAATCTGGTTATGCAGTTGGTTATAGCTACAATAGTTTATTAGGTCCTTTAGAGATAAAATACACATGGTCTCCAGATACAAAAGACGGTTTCTGGTTATTTAATTTAGGCTTTTGGTTTTAA